A stretch of Arachis hypogaea cultivar Tifrunner chromosome 15, arahy.Tifrunner.gnm2.J5K5, whole genome shotgun sequence DNA encodes these proteins:
- the LOC112746891 gene encoding ethylene-responsive transcription factor ERF027-like produces the protein MASSSSSKRHPLYHGIRCRGGKWVSEIRQPRKASRIWLGTFPTAEMAAAAYDVAALALKGDSAVLNLPESAGKYQIPVTNSPDDIRRAATAAAALMKKNPQEPITTPHIITVNNNNNNNNNDNNTLVDGINNNDIISTALCSSSSWYEDNDFMDEEAIFRMPSLLVDMAEGMLLSPPRIILSPSPPSYNSGDSLWSYF, from the coding sequence ATggcttcatcatcatcttcaaagAGGCACCCGCTGTACCACGGAATCAGGTGTCGAGGAGGCAAATGGGTCTCCGAAATCCGGCAGCCACGTAAGGCTTCAAGAATATGGCTGGGGACGTTCCCCACGGCTGAGATGGCGGCTGCCGCCTACGACGTTGCCGCATTAGCACTCAAAGGCGACAGCGCCGTTCTCAACCTTCCTGAGTCAGCTGGAAAGTACCAAATTCCTGTTACTAACTCCCCTGATGACATCCGCAGGGCTGCCACTGCTGCTGCCGCTTTGATGAAGAAGAACCCTCAAGAACCCATCACCACTCCTCACATTATtactgttaataataataataataataataataatgataataacacTCTTGTTGATGGTATTAACAACAACGATATTATTAGTACGGCTTTGTGTTCATCATCATCATGGTATGAGGATAATGATTTCATGGACGAGGAAGCTATATTCCGCATGCCAAGTTTGCTGGTGGATATGGCTGAGGGCATGCTTCTGTCGCCGCCGAGAATAATACTGAGCCCATCTCCGCCATCGTACAACTCCGGTGACAGTTTGTGGAGTTACTTTTGA